The Brevibacillus brevis genome contains a region encoding:
- the recG gene encoding ATP-dependent DNA helicase RecG — MAGAYQSPVSLLHGVGEERAKAFAGLGINSIGDLLEYFPSRYEDYRVRDLTEVKDGERVTLAGTVYGEPSVRFYGKRKSRLSVKIVMDRVVVTAVWFNQTFVKSRLSPGKEILVTGKWDKHKLQITVSEMTEVDSERATKRGELAPVYPLGGDVTHTLLRKTIQQALRQYGKEIPEILPADIVERYRLMPRVHAFHSIHFPENAEDGRQARRRIMFEELFLFQLKMQTLRKINRQQTEGVALAIPMEEVREFVKGLPFPLTDAQKRVVKEILDDMRAPHAMNRLLQGDVGSGKTVVAAIALIAAVKAGYQGALMVPTEILAEQHVQSLTKLLSDYGIQVALLSGSLTAKRRREVIGSLQMGLIDVVVGTHALIQEDVFFSRLGLVITDEQHRFGVEQRRILRNKGLSPDVLFMTATPIPRTLAITAFGDMDVSTIDQMPAGRKPIETTWKKHDQFPAVLEQMRDELRKGRQAYVICPLIEESEKLDVQNAIDVHAQLTHIFPEFGVGLMHGRLPAKEKDAVMQAFLAAEHDVLVSTTVVEVGVNVPNATYMVIYDAERFGLAQLHQLRGRVGRGSEQSYCVLIADPKSEIGKERMRVMCETTDGFELSQRDLELRGPGDFFGTKQSGLPEFKVADLLSDYKALEVARQETVKLVAEDSFWRDEKYHWLRDYLKNEGVLDGVVFD; from the coding sequence ATGGCTGGTGCATATCAATCGCCCGTCTCCCTTTTGCACGGGGTAGGGGAAGAGCGGGCGAAGGCATTTGCAGGATTGGGAATCAACAGCATTGGTGATTTGCTGGAGTATTTCCCGTCTCGCTATGAAGATTACCGTGTGCGCGATTTGACAGAAGTAAAAGACGGAGAGAGGGTCACGCTGGCAGGTACGGTGTACGGCGAACCCTCTGTTCGTTTTTATGGAAAAAGAAAATCACGACTGTCGGTCAAGATTGTCATGGATCGTGTCGTGGTGACGGCTGTCTGGTTCAATCAGACGTTTGTCAAAAGCAGGCTGTCGCCCGGCAAGGAAATACTCGTCACAGGAAAATGGGACAAGCACAAGCTACAGATCACTGTGAGCGAAATGACAGAAGTAGACTCCGAACGTGCGACAAAACGAGGCGAGCTCGCCCCTGTCTATCCACTTGGCGGCGATGTGACGCATACACTGCTGCGCAAAACCATTCAACAGGCGTTGCGTCAGTATGGCAAGGAGATTCCTGAGATCCTTCCTGCGGATATTGTGGAGCGCTACCGACTGATGCCGCGGGTGCATGCCTTTCATTCGATTCATTTTCCGGAAAATGCGGAAGATGGCCGTCAAGCGCGGCGACGGATTATGTTCGAGGAGCTTTTTTTATTCCAGTTGAAAATGCAAACACTGCGCAAAATTAATCGGCAGCAAACGGAAGGTGTTGCTTTGGCGATTCCGATGGAAGAGGTACGGGAATTTGTCAAAGGGTTACCGTTCCCGCTGACAGATGCGCAGAAACGAGTGGTAAAAGAAATATTGGACGACATGCGTGCCCCTCATGCGATGAATCGGCTGCTGCAAGGGGACGTAGGCTCTGGGAAAACCGTCGTAGCTGCGATCGCCCTGATTGCTGCGGTGAAAGCAGGTTATCAGGGAGCACTGATGGTACCGACGGAGATTCTCGCCGAGCAGCATGTGCAGTCGTTGACGAAGCTCTTGTCCGATTACGGCATTCAGGTCGCGCTCTTATCTGGCTCACTGACCGCGAAACGTAGACGCGAAGTCATCGGCTCTCTGCAAATGGGGCTAATCGATGTCGTAGTCGGCACCCATGCGCTCATTCAAGAGGACGTCTTTTTCTCCCGTCTTGGTCTCGTGATTACGGACGAGCAGCACCGATTCGGTGTGGAGCAGCGGCGAATTTTACGGAATAAAGGCTTGTCACCCGATGTCTTGTTTATGACTGCAACGCCAATTCCGAGAACACTGGCAATTACGGCATTTGGCGACATGGACGTCTCGACGATTGATCAAATGCCTGCGGGGCGCAAACCGATTGAGACGACATGGAAAAAGCATGATCAGTTTCCGGCTGTGCTGGAGCAAATGCGGGATGAACTGCGCAAAGGACGACAGGCGTATGTGATTTGTCCGCTTATTGAGGAATCCGAAAAGCTCGATGTGCAAAATGCGATTGATGTACATGCTCAGCTCACACACATTTTCCCTGAATTTGGCGTAGGCCTGATGCATGGGCGACTGCCAGCGAAGGAAAAGGATGCAGTCATGCAAGCCTTTCTTGCGGCAGAGCACGATGTCCTGGTCAGTACAACGGTCGTAGAGGTCGGTGTGAATGTGCCGAATGCCACCTATATGGTCATTTATGATGCGGAGCGGTTTGGTCTTGCTCAGCTTCACCAATTGCGTGGACGCGTAGGACGTGGCTCTGAACAGTCGTATTGTGTGCTGATCGCCGATCCGAAATCCGAGATCGGAAAAGAGCGGATGCGTGTCATGTGCGAGACAACGGATGGATTCGAGCTGTCGCAGCGCGATTTGGAATTGCGCGGACCGGGTGATTTTTTCGGCACGAAGCAGAGCGGCTTGCCGGAGTTTAAGGTCGCTGATCTATTAAGTGATTACAAAGCGCTGGAGGTAGCGAGACAGGAGACTGTCAAGCTGGTAGCAGAGGACTCTTTCTGGCGCGACGAAAAGTATCACTGGCTGCGTGACTATTTGAAGAATGAGGGCGTGCTGGATGGCGTCGTCTTCGATTAA